A single Dreissena polymorpha isolate Duluth1 unplaced genomic scaffold, UMN_Dpol_1.0 chrUn028, whole genome shotgun sequence DNA region contains:
- the LOC127863702 gene encoding P2X purinoceptor 7-like encodes MKTMPREQLEEIILGVLDENPGLILDFHKPVARGEGGYHPPEGAESPDWCVCGKCREMPTQAERICCEKEPRHSFSLLPDFTVLLLDPAVLRLARLQQRDILLLDDADEEDPHKANRHAAYRQYILWAHGRLGVGNRRVIPSCCVWVIRDKYPNPFQIYVGFVPARLV; translated from the exons ATGAAGACCATGCCAAGGGAACAGCTTGAGGAAATAATATTGGGGGTCCTTGATGAGAACCCAGGTCTTATATTGGACTTTCATAAGCCAGTAGCCAGGGGTGAAGGTGGATACCATCCACCTGAGGGTGCTGAGTCACCAGACTGGTGTGTGTGTGGAAAATGCAGGGAAATGCCAACCCAGGCAGAGCGAATATGCTGCGAAAAGGAGCCAAGACACAGCTTTTCTCTACTGCCT GACTTCACAGTTCTTTTGCTGGACCCTGCAGTACTGAGACTCGCGAGACTGCAGCAAAGGGACATTCTTCTGCTGGATGATGCAGATGAAGAGGACCCGCACAAGGCCAACAGACATGCTGCCTACAGACAATATATACTGTGGGCACATGGAAGGCTTGGAGTAGGAAACAGAAGAGTTATACCATCATGCTGTGTTTGGGTCATCAGAGACAAGTACCCTAACCCCTTCCAAATTTATGTGGGTTTTGTTCCTGCCCGTCTTGTTTGA